In a genomic window of Camelina sativa cultivar DH55 unplaced genomic scaffold, Cs unpScaffold00551, whole genome shotgun sequence:
- the LOC104773477 gene encoding uncharacterized protein LOC104773477, protein MQAQLQTLTTQMHRATSGAPELETVLAEARRSPFTTKVSGVRVRRNPDTNKNKPIPYDGKGDPTIFLKSMSIHIGSSYFSPEEEDAGSCQLFVESLTGEALNWFSKLKANSIDGYEALTTAFLQHHQCFMHVPASNAELWRMRQKPNESLRTFMARFRGVVTQLAISDEAAIGALRDALARGTRFKEDLTILPLQSLREVFARANRYMLVEEDQGKESHDQTDAAEKASEKAPSSKGKAIDEYHEPRQHYNRDYARGEKGRKATMFAIEGKEPQNKSWNKWHRESDNPGFKGKRPYCEFHRFNGHSTEECKTLQMLLLEKYKKGGVDVERERRKVVAHKDNQYCLRDEQQHDRRREEETAAQDDRAWAQNDREREVARLPPPPRRNREAEEHDEPPAPRRRINMIMGGLSTCRDSVRSIQAYCRETETKRNTPSHSNMFKTSTAPITFTEEDARNASPNNDPLVVEMVIGESSVTRILIDTGSSVNVIFKDVLIQMEIDLRNTVHETQPLTGFDGDTIMTVGTITLPIYVGGTMQCFNFAIVDKPIVYNVILGTPWLHKMRAVASTYHQCVKFPNAYGIYTLRGDPLMARTCFIIEKKMRNARAFVIAQSAPPRDPRTPPPKESVIQVNIDLSDPKRCVGIGAELPVALRDELVHFLRKNATTFA, encoded by the coding sequence ATGCAAGCCCAGCTGCAGACGCTTACGACTCAGATGCACAGAGCAACGAGCGGAGCCCCGGAACTCGAGACTGTATTAGCGGAGGCGCGACGCTCGCCCTTCACCACAAAAGTATCAGGCGTCAGAGTAAGACGCAATCCCGATACCAACAAAAACAAGCCAATACCGTACGACGGCAAGGGGGATCCCACTATCTTCTTGAAGTCTATGTCTATCCATATTGGTAGTTCATACTTTTCTCCCGAGGAGGAGGACGCGGGAAGTTGTCAACTGTTCGTCGAAAGCTTAACCGGGGAAGCATTGAACTGGTTTTCAAAGCTCAAGGCCAATTCGATCGATGGTTATGAAGCACTCACAACTGCCTTCCTTCAGCATCACCAATGTTTCATGCACGTCCCTGCGTCAAACGCCGAATTATGGAGAATGCGTCAGAAGCCCAACGAGTCGCTGCGAACTTTCATGGCAAGATTCAGAGGAGTTGTAACCCAGCTCGCCATCAGCGACGAAGCCGCTATCGGAGCTCTAAGGGACGCACTCGCCCGCGGAACCAGGTTCAAGGAAGACCTAACAATCTTACCCCTCCAATCCCTGCGCGAAGTCTTTGCGCGTGCAAACCGATACATGCTGGTGGAGGAAGACCAAGGGAAAGAAAGCCACGATCAAACTGATGCGGCAGAAAAAGCGTCCGAGAAGGCTCCGAGCTCAAAGGGTAAAGCCATAGACGAGTACCATGAACCACGCCAGCACTACAACAGGGACTACGCCCGAGGCGAGAAAGGAAGAAAAGCGACGATGTTCGCTATCGAAGGAAAAGAGCCACAGAATAAGTCTTGGAACAAATGGCACCGTGAATCCGATAATCCCGGCTTCAAAGGCAAGCGCCCGTATTGCGAGTTCCACAGGTTCAACGGACATTCAACTGAAGAGTGTAAAACACTTCAAATGCTGCTTCTCGAAAAGTACAAGAAAGGTGGCGTCGATGTAGAGCGAGAGCGCAGAAAAGTTGTCGCACACAAAGATAATCAGTATTGCCTAAGAGACGAACAACAGCACGACAGACGGCGCGAAGAGGAAACTGCAGCACAGGATGACCGAGCTTGGGCACAAAATGACCGAGAACGGGAAGTTGCTCGTTTACCTCCTCCCCCCAGAAGGAATCGCGAAGCAGAAGAGCACGATGAACCACCAGCTCCTCGCCGAAGGATCAACATGATCATGGGTGGCCTGTCAACATGTCGCGATTCTGTTCGATCTATCCAAGCCTACTGTCgcgaaacagaaacaaagcgcAACACGCCTTCTCACAGCAACATGTTCAAGACATCCACCGCACCAATTACCTTCACTGAAGAAGATGCGCGCAACGCTAGTCCGAACAACGATCCACTTGTCGTGGAAATGGTAATCGGCGAGAGCTCAGTAACAAGGATTCTTATTGACACCGGGAGTTCAGTCAACGTGATATTCAAGGACGTGCTGATCCAGATGGAGATTGATCTGCGCAACACGGTCCATGAAACGCAGCCTTTGACAGGATTCGACGGGGACACCATCATGACTGTCGGGACTATAACGCTTCCAATTTACGTTGGCGGTACGATGCAGTGCTTCAACTTCGCAATTGTGGACAAACCCATCGTCTACAATGTTATTCTGGGAACGCCCTGGCTCCACAAGATGCGCGCTGTCGCTTCTACGTATCACCAATGTGTCAAGTTCCCGAATGCATACGGAATCTATACGCTGCGCGGAGACCCTCTGATGGCACGGACCTGTTTTatcattgagaaaaagatgCGCAACGCAAGGGCTTTCGTAATCGCCCAATCAGCACCACCACGAGATCCACGTACACCACCTCCGAAGGAGTCTGTGATTCAAGTTAACATCGACTTGTCTGATCCTAAGCGTTGCGTCGGAATAGGAGCCGAGCTGCCAGTCGCATTAAGAGACGAGCTCGTCCATTTTTTGCGTAAGAATGCAACCACATTCGCATAG
- the LOC104773476 gene encoding chitinase-3-like protein 2 — translation MTGIDPSITSHELNVDPTYKPVKHKRRKLGAERTAAVNDEVKKLLDAGSITEVRYPDWLSNPMVVKKKNGTWRVCIDFTDLNKACPKDSFPLPRIDQLVEATAGNELLSFMDAFSGYNQIMMHKDDREKTAFITEQGTFCYRVMPFGLKNAGATYQRLVNRMFATPTSEVKASYWFPDGENPEQDPKTSAEKIDSALFTHLFCAFADLDAATHKVIISQAHQLIFSTFTEIVKIKNGQVKTVLSVGGRSADNTAFASMASKQESRKLFIDSLISIALSNGFNGIDLAWEYPNSDAEMKDFGALVGELRTAVDAEHTRTTKPTLLLTAAVYYSSVYETFNYPVEVMKKNLDWVNIFAFDFFGSSITIGPPAGLYNFSNPKGPCGDSGLKQWTKAGLPENKVVFGFPYVGWTWTLKDDKHQGEDAAATTPDAVSADGSINYNQISNFIKHKGEQTKMFYDSEVVSDNSISRTAFIGFDDIQSIVTKVRYTKDNGLLGYFAWNVGADDDSYLSRTASITWDV, via the exons ATGACTGGAATCGATCCAAGTATTACTAGCCATGAGCTCAACGTTGACCCGACCTATAAGCCCGTCAAACATAAGCGACGAAAGCTCGGAGCGGAGCGCACTGCCGCGGTCAATGATGAGGTAAAGAAACTACTTGATGCTGGATCAATCACTGAGGTTCGCTACCCAGATTGGCTGAGTAATCCCATGGtcgtcaagaagaagaatggtacGTGGAGAGTCTGCATCGACTTCACAGATCTCAACAAGGCTTGTCCGAAAGACAGTTTTCCACTTCCGCGCATTGATCAGCTCGTCGAAGCCACAGCAGGAAACGAATTGTTATCTTTTATGGATGCGTTCTCGGGTTACAATCAGATAATGATGCACAAAGACGACCGTGAGAAGACTGCTTTCATCACCGAGCAAGGCACTTTCTGTTACAGAGTCATGCCGTTTGGATTGAAGAATGCAGGAGCCACATATCAGCGACTGGTGAACCGCATGTTTGCAA CCCCCACCTCCGAGGTAAAAGCTTCGTACTGGTTCCCAGATGGAGAGAACCCGGAACAAGATCCCAAAACCTCGGCCGAAAAAATTGACTCAGCTCTCTTCACTCACCTTTTCTGCGCCTTCGCCGATCTCGACGCTGCCACCCACAAAGTTATTATCTCCCAAGCGCACCAACTCATATTTTCAACCTTTACTGAAATCGTCAAGATTAAAAACGGACAGGTGAAGACCGTCTTGTCGGTCGGCGGAAGAAGTGCAGACAATACTGCGTTTGCGTCCATGGCAAGTAAACAAGAGTCTAGGAAATTGTTCATTGATTCTTTGATTTCGATCGCTTTATCAAACGGATTCAATGGTATCGATTTAGCCTGGGAGTACCCTAACAGTGACGCTGAGATGAAAGACTTTGGGGCCCTAGTTGGGGAATTGCGAACAGCGGTTGACGCGGAGCACACACGCACAACCAAACCGACTTTGCTGTTGACAGCTGCGGTATACTACTCCTCGGTTTACGAGACGTTTAACTACCCGGTTGAAGTGatgaaaaaaaacttggatTGGGTTAATATCTTTGCCTTTGATTTTTTCGGTTCGTCCATTACCATTGGTCCACCCGCCGGTCTGTATAATTTTTCAAACCCAAAAG GTCCATGCGGCGACTCCGGTTTGAAACAGTGGACTAAGGCCGGATTACCAGAGAACAAAGTAGTATTTGGATTCCCATATGTTGGCTGGACCTGGACTCTTAAAGACGACAAGCATCAAGGTGAAGATGCTGCAGCCACCACCCCAGACGCGGTGTCAGCTGACGGTTCCATCAACTATAATCAGATAAGTAATTTCATAAAGCATAAGGGTGAGCAAACTAAAATGTTTTATGACTCGGAAGTCGTGAGTGATAACTCTATCTCCCGGACGGCTTTCATTGGGTTCGACGACATTCAGAGCATCGTGACGAAAGTGAGATACACCAAGGACAACGGTCTGCTTGGTTACTTTGCTTGGAACGTTGGAGCTGACGATGATTCCTATCTATCTCGTACAG CATCGATAACATGGGATGTTTAA